The nucleotide sequence ACGAATTTCCAGACTTCCGCTAAAATTTATAAACAGGGCATTGCCGAGCTTTATGGGTAATATAGTGGTTATTAATCAAATTAGTAACTATTCAGCCACTGGTTGACACGGATTAGCACGGATAAATAGCAGAGGACAGAAGGCAGAGGGCAGAAGGCAGAGAGCAGAGGGCAAAGGACAACAGGAGAAAACCCCTTAAGCCTGATTACGGAGACGGAAAACGGACACGGATTACGAATTTTCGTAACCGTTCAGGTAATCCTTTACCGCAGAGACGCAGAGAAACAGAGAGGAAAATATCTTTTTTTCGTATTTTTCTCGCATTTTTCGCTGTTTAAAAAGGCTTAAAAACAGTTAGTCAAAAGTAAGTATTAAAAGATTAATAAACAACGAAAGACCCGAAATGCACACAAAAAAAGGAAATTTCTGTCTCTGGTGAATAGATTTTAATTTTTTCTCTGCGTCTCTGCGTCTCTGCGGTGAACGGTTACGAATTTTCCGTGTTTCATCTGTGTCCATCCGTGGCTGAATAGTTACGATGTGGGTAAGTTTTAAAAAAAATACTTGACAAAGGTGTTCAAATGTAGTATTTTATAATAGGATGAGGATAAATCCTCCACAATTCTTATGGCGAGATAATTACACACTTCCGTATGGGGAGAAGGGATGAATATTATTAGTAAAGGGAAAAGCCCATTTTATCCAGGGCAACCTGTCCCGATAGAATTCTTTATTGGTAGAATAAATGAAATTCAACGAATTACCAGGTCAATAAAGCAAGTTGAATTGGGAAAGCCACAGGCAATTTTTCTAACAGGTGAATATGGAATTGGTAAAAGTTCCCTGGCTGGTTTTATGAAATATTGTGCAGAAAAGGATAACCAAATTTTGGGCATTCATGTATTGCTTGGTAATGTAGAAACAGTGGAAGGTGTGGCCATTAAAACGGTTGAAACAACAATTAAAACGCAAGTTTATAGACCTACCATTACTGATAAAATTCGAGATTTTCTGGCAAAATACATAGGTCAACAAGAACTCTTTGGATTTAGTGTAAACCTTGAGCAGTTAAAAACTGATGGGCCAAATATCTCACAGGGTTTTTTGCCCTTCTTGCGTGAGTTGTTGAATCGAGTTAAAGATAATGGTATTAAAGGGATAATGTTAATTCTTGATGAAATTAACGGAATTACCAAAAATAAACAATTTGCTCATTTCATTAAAACATTGGTCGATGAGAACGCTCTTTGCACGGACAAAGTTCCTTTAATGTTAATACTTTGTGGAGTTGAAG is from bacterium and encodes:
- a CDS encoding ATP-binding protein codes for the protein MNIISKGKSPFYPGQPVPIEFFIGRINEIQRITRSIKQVELGKPQAIFLTGEYGIGKSSLAGFMKYCAEKDNQILGIHVLLGNVETVEGVAIKTVETTIKTQVYRPTITDKIRDFLAKYIGQQELFGFSVNLEQLKTDGPNISQGFLPFLRELLNRVKDNGIKGIMLILDEINGITKNKQFAHFIKTLVDENALCTDKVPLMLILCGVEERRREMIQHHQPVERIFEIVELKSMDNNEIKVFFNKTFNSVDMQVTDEAMSLLSHYSAGFPKIMHLIGETIFWIDKDDVVDKDDVRNGILVAAEDTGKKFVDQQIYKALRSREYHSILSKLSKEDFDLSFQKGNIEKGLSDVEKKKFDNFLQRMKRLNVLKFGYERGEYIFNNRLVRLYLLLNSFREKQ